In the Bacillus shivajii genome, one interval contains:
- the mreB gene encoding rod shape-determining protein, with product MLGRDIGIDLGTANVLVHVRGKGIVLNEPSVVAIDTTTKKVLAVGKEAFRMVGRTPGNIVAVRPLKDGVIADFDTTESMLKHFLSKVKVKSLFVKPRILICCPTNITSVEQKAIREAAEKSGGKNVYLEEEPKVAAVGAGMDIYQPSGNMVVDIGGGTTDVAVLSMGDIVTASSIKVAGDRFDSEILNYIKKEYKLLIGDRTAEDIKLNVGTAFEGARDAEMDIRGRDMVSGLPRTITVNSDEVRGALEESVYHIVHAAKNVLEQTPPELSADIIDRGVILTGGGAYLHGIDQLLAEELKVPVFVAEEPMDCVANGTGILLENLDRVQKQKIKV from the coding sequence ATGCTTGGAAGGGATATTGGTATTGATTTAGGTACGGCCAACGTACTGGTTCATGTTAGAGGAAAAGGCATTGTTCTAAATGAGCCGTCAGTTGTGGCGATTGATACAACGACAAAAAAAGTTTTAGCTGTAGGGAAAGAAGCATTCCGTATGGTAGGAAGGACACCTGGGAACATCGTTGCTGTTCGTCCATTAAAAGATGGTGTCATTGCTGACTTCGATACAACAGAATCAATGTTAAAGCACTTTTTAAGCAAGGTGAAGGTAAAAAGCTTATTTGTAAAACCGAGAATCCTAATTTGCTGCCCAACGAATATCACCTCAGTTGAACAAAAAGCGATCCGTGAAGCTGCTGAGAAAAGCGGTGGTAAAAACGTTTACCTTGAGGAAGAACCGAAAGTTGCTGCCGTAGGTGCAGGGATGGATATTTACCAACCGAGTGGGAATATGGTGGTAGACATTGGCGGTGGAACCACAGATGTTGCTGTATTATCAATGGGAGATATCGTCACCGCCTCTTCCATCAAAGTTGCAGGGGATCGCTTTGACAGTGAGATCCTCAACTACATTAAGAAAGAGTACAAGCTCTTAATTGGTGATCGAACCGCTGAAGATATAAAGCTTAATGTAGGAACGGCATTTGAAGGTGCACGCGATGCAGAAATGGACATTCGAGGAAGAGATATGGTATCAGGGTTACCAAGAACGATTACAGTGAATTCTGATGAAGTTCGTGGAGCCTTAGAAGAATCTGTTTACCATATCGTTCATGCTGCAAAGAACGTCCTTGAACAGACTCCTCCAGAACTATCTGCAGACATCATTGATCGTGGCGTCATTTTAACAGGCGGCGGGGCTTATTTGCACGGCATTGATCAGCTGTTAGCAGAAGAATTGAAAGTACCTGTTTTTGTAGCTGAAGAGCCGATGGATTGTGTTGCAAACGGTACGGGAATTCTACTAGAAAACTTAGATCGTGTACAAAAGCAAAAAATTAAAGTGTAA
- a CDS encoding M23 family metallopeptidase, which produces MNHNEEKQASKREPLQAKLKRLMKKRWAVPALYLTLAAIFLTTFLWLTGTSEDLAEDQRDSEFDIDQPGDEDQALTDEEEAVPVTASNEVFEMPVLDENEVSVVGEFYDYEASAEDQQNALIRYNNYYYQNRGIDLSSEEGESFDVIAAMSGTVVKAEEDALFGNVVHVEHDEDIVSIYQSLEGVQVEVGQTVKQGDVIARAGRNLYNSDAGIHLHFEIRKEGVPVNPLDYMEQPMSSLPEIEPNQAADEPGSEEMPEESEADKQES; this is translated from the coding sequence ATGAATCATAACGAGGAAAAACAAGCTTCCAAAAGGGAGCCATTACAGGCGAAATTGAAACGTCTAATGAAAAAGCGTTGGGCGGTGCCCGCACTTTATCTAACACTAGCAGCAATCTTTTTGACAACATTCTTGTGGTTAACTGGTACTAGCGAAGACTTAGCAGAGGATCAAAGAGACTCAGAGTTTGATATAGATCAACCTGGGGACGAAGATCAAGCATTAACCGATGAAGAAGAAGCGGTTCCAGTTACAGCAAGCAATGAAGTGTTTGAAATGCCAGTGTTAGACGAAAACGAAGTTTCTGTTGTTGGTGAATTCTATGACTACGAAGCTTCTGCAGAAGATCAGCAAAATGCCCTTATTCGATACAACAACTATTACTATCAAAATCGAGGCATTGATCTATCTTCAGAAGAGGGTGAAAGCTTTGATGTAATCGCAGCAATGAGCGGTACAGTTGTCAAAGCAGAAGAAGATGCCCTATTTGGAAATGTTGTTCACGTCGAACATGATGAAGACATTGTTTCAATCTATCAAAGTTTAGAAGGTGTTCAAGTAGAGGTAGGACAAACTGTAAAGCAAGGCGATGTTATCGCACGAGCTGGTCGAAACCTATACAACAGTGACGCAGGGATTCACTTACACTTTGAAATCAGAAAAGAAGGTGTACCAGTAAATCCACTAGATTACATGGAACAACCAATGTCATCTTTACCTGAGATTGAACCAAATCAAGCTGCTGATGAACCAGGATCAGAAGAAATGCCTGAAGAGTCAGAAGCAGATAAACAAGAATCATAA
- the spoIIID gene encoding sporulation transcriptional regulator SpoIIID: MHDYIKERTIKIGRYIVETRKTVRTIAKEFGVSKSTVHKDLTERLPEINPELANEVKEILDYHKSIRHLRGGEATKVKYRKTDVQPDKTVKTKV; encoded by the coding sequence GTGCACGATTACATCAAGGAGAGAACAATCAAGATAGGCAGGTACATCGTAGAGACGAGGAAAACAGTGAGAACAATTGCAAAGGAGTTTGGCGTTTCAAAAAGCACTGTCCATAAAGATTTAACAGAACGCTTGCCGGAAATTAATCCAGAGCTGGCGAATGAAGTGAAAGAGATTTTGGATTACCATAAGTCGATTCGCCACCTTCGTGGAGGAGAAGCGACGAAAGTGAAATATCGCAAAACAGATGTTCAACCAGACAAAACAGTAAAAACGAAAGTGTAA
- a CDS encoding flagellar hook-basal body protein: protein MLRGLYTAGSGMIAQQRRQEMLTNNLTNANTPGFKADQASMRTFPNMLLNAMGTDHMKKYGSNHIGELATGVYIQEGTPDFRQGDIHETGNTTDMALLQGVVPTDEETGQNAMLLYTVENDEGDVRFTRNGNFTIDGAGFLTTSQGHYVLDADGERIEVQNEDIRVAPNGEVFSAEEELLGQINVAVVPDPAQLVKEGSGFLRYEGEADIVSAIDNDDVTYQIQQGFIERSNVDASQTMTEMMSAMRAFEANQRVLQAYDRSMERAVNDVGRLG, encoded by the coding sequence ATGCTTCGTGGATTGTATACCGCAGGCTCTGGAATGATCGCGCAACAAAGGCGCCAAGAAATGCTGACTAATAACTTAACAAATGCGAATACACCAGGTTTTAAAGCAGATCAAGCGTCAATGAGGACGTTTCCGAATATGCTTTTAAATGCAATGGGAACCGATCATATGAAAAAGTACGGATCGAACCATATTGGTGAACTCGCAACAGGAGTCTATATACAAGAGGGGACTCCCGATTTTCGCCAAGGAGATATTCATGAGACTGGGAATACAACCGACATGGCTCTACTTCAAGGTGTTGTTCCGACGGATGAGGAAACAGGGCAAAATGCAATGTTGTTATATACTGTTGAAAATGATGAAGGTGATGTCCGTTTTACGAGAAATGGGAATTTCACGATCGATGGAGCGGGTTTTTTAACGACATCTCAAGGCCATTATGTTCTTGATGCAGATGGTGAGCGTATCGAGGTTCAAAATGAAGATATTCGAGTTGCACCAAACGGTGAAGTTTTCTCCGCAGAAGAGGAACTTCTCGGACAGATAAATGTTGCAGTCGTACCTGACCCTGCACAACTGGTGAAAGAAGGAAGTGGCTTCCTTAGATATGAAGGGGAAGCTGACATTGTTTCAGCGATTGACAATGATGATGTAACCTATCAAATCCAACAAGGGTTTATTGAGCGTTCAAATGTTGATGCTTCTCAAACAATGACGGAAATGATGAGTGCGATGCGGGCATTTGAAGCCAATCAGCGTGTATTACAAGCATATGATCGTAGTATGGAACGAGCAGTAAACGATGTAGGAAGATTAGGTTAA
- the spoIID gene encoding stage II sporulation protein D — protein sequence MKQLVFFTLLLMVVLLVIPSILVVAFQKDEPGLSTYERVNDEEPEPVIMGEAEEVEYISVFRAEQEIIEDVPFEEYIAGVVASEMPATYEMEALKAQALTARTYIIKLLTTGTDINLPDGANVTDTVMHQVYKNKEELIERWGSDYEWKMARVKQAVYETGGKIITYNGEPITAAYFSTSNGYTENSEEYWKNEIPYLRSVESPWDKSSPRYAGEKILSVQEFEKELNVNINNGPPGEIMSRTTGGRVAEVNIGGIEFTGREVRDLLDLDSSDFDWERQGNMIRIETRGWGHGVGMSQFGADQMAKDGYDYKEIISHYYQDVEIDEAEDVLGLIIAHKNRPTEENGEGDGEEQAFAN from the coding sequence ATGAAACAGCTAGTATTTTTTACACTACTATTAATGGTTGTCTTGTTAGTTATTCCATCAATATTAGTTGTAGCTTTTCAAAAAGATGAACCGGGACTGTCAACATACGAGAGGGTTAATGATGAGGAACCTGAGCCAGTTATAATGGGAGAAGCTGAAGAGGTAGAGTATATCTCTGTTTTTAGAGCTGAACAAGAAATCATTGAGGATGTTCCATTTGAAGAATATATAGCTGGGGTAGTCGCTTCTGAAATGCCTGCTACTTATGAAATGGAAGCATTAAAGGCACAGGCGCTTACTGCCCGCACGTATATTATTAAGCTTTTGACAACCGGTACAGATATTAATTTACCGGATGGAGCAAATGTGACAGATACTGTTATGCATCAAGTATATAAAAATAAAGAAGAGTTAATAGAGCGCTGGGGATCAGATTATGAATGGAAGATGGCGCGTGTAAAGCAAGCTGTCTACGAAACTGGAGGAAAGATCATCACATATAATGGTGAGCCAATTACTGCAGCTTATTTTTCGACGAGTAACGGTTATACGGAAAACTCCGAAGAATATTGGAAGAATGAAATTCCTTATCTACGAAGTGTAGAAAGTCCTTGGGATAAGTCGTCGCCTCGTTATGCAGGTGAAAAAATCCTTTCAGTACAAGAATTCGAAAAAGAATTGAATGTAAACATTAATAATGGTCCTCCAGGAGAAATCATGAGTAGAACCACTGGTGGAAGAGTGGCAGAAGTAAATATAGGCGGTATAGAATTTACAGGTAGAGAAGTGAGAGATTTACTAGATCTTGATTCAAGCGACTTTGATTGGGAACGACAAGGGAATATGATTCGAATTGAAACAAGAGGTTGGGGTCATGGCGTTGGAATGAGCCAATTTGGTGCAGACCAAATGGCAAAGGATGGGTACGATTATAAGGAGATTATCTCTCATTATTATCAAGATGTAGAAATTGATGAGGCAGAAGATGTACTTGGGCTTATCATTGCACATAAAAATCGTCCAACTGAAGAAAATGGTGAAGGTGATGGAGAAGAACAAGCATTTGCAAACTAA